Proteins found in one Acidobacteriota bacterium genomic segment:
- the purE gene encoding 5-(carboxyamino)imidazole ribonucleotide mutase, whose protein sequence is MGSTSDWDTMSHAVEILERFGVPFEKAVVSAHRTPVWMAEFAQGAEARGIQVIIAGAGGAAHLPGMVASHTVLPVLGVPVTSVALQGLDSLLSIVQMPGGIPVGTLAIGKPGAINAGLLAVGILSLTRPELRERLRTFRAEQTTRVRQDALP, encoded by the coding sequence ATGGGCTCCACTTCCGACTGGGACACCATGTCCCACGCCGTGGAGATCCTCGAACGCTTCGGCGTGCCCTTCGAAAAAGCAGTCGTGTCCGCGCATCGGACGCCGGTGTGGATGGCCGAGTTCGCCCAGGGCGCCGAGGCCCGCGGCATCCAGGTGATCATCGCCGGCGCCGGCGGCGCCGCGCACCTGCCCGGCATGGTGGCGTCGCACACCGTGCTGCCCGTGCTGGGTGTGCCCGTGACCAGCGTGGCGCTGCAGGGGCTCGACTCGCTGCTGTCGATCGTGCAAATGCCCGGCGGCATCCCGGTGGGCACGCTCGCCATCGGCAAGCCCGGCGCCATCAACGCCGGCCTGCTCGCCGTCGGCATTTTGTCGCTGACTCGGCCCGAGCTGCGGGAACGGCTGCGCACCTTCCGCGCCGAGCAGACCACCAGGGTCCGCCAGGACGCGCTTCCGTGA
- a CDS encoding aminoacetone oxidase family FAD-binding enzyme, with protein MNSIAVIGGGAAGLVASAFAAAGGADVLLIERTADGGRKILISGGGRCNVLPSLLAPERFVTDSPAHLLRGMLRAWPLHEQRAFFEHDLGIPLALEAESGKLFPRSNRAKDIRDGLVAFARARGVRMQFGTAVTGLAAADAGFTIATPDGPVHASRVVLATGGLSVPMTGSDGTGLRIATELGHRMIDTYPALTPLLGTGHDSLSGVSLNVRLRNKDGKRVIETSGGFLFTHRGYSGPSVLDISHVVTRPGSNVASGFSRTNVASGFSRTIRAHWSELSGAAWEKEFDVPSALVSTVIAKHVPARLAEQLMIEADVPTGRRTSALRRTERLALIERLTSYELPITGDEGYKKAEVTGGGVALDEVEPRTLESRRRPGLYFCGEILDAFGPIGGHNFAWAWATGRAAGLAAGRTPGSFSLATAENEPGVL; from the coding sequence GTGAACTCGATTGCTGTCATCGGCGGCGGCGCTGCCGGGCTCGTCGCATCGGCGTTTGCCGCAGCCGGCGGCGCCGACGTCCTGCTGATCGAACGCACCGCCGATGGCGGCCGCAAGATTCTGATCAGCGGCGGCGGTCGCTGCAACGTCCTGCCCTCGCTACTGGCCCCCGAGCGCTTCGTCACCGACTCGCCCGCGCACCTGCTGCGCGGCATGCTTCGGGCCTGGCCGCTGCACGAGCAGCGCGCGTTCTTCGAACACGACCTCGGCATTCCCCTCGCCCTCGAGGCGGAGTCGGGCAAGCTGTTTCCCCGATCGAACCGGGCCAAAGACATTCGCGACGGCCTCGTGGCCTTCGCGCGCGCGCGCGGCGTCCGCATGCAATTCGGCACCGCGGTGACCGGCCTCGCCGCGGCTGACGCCGGGTTCACCATCGCCACACCGGATGGCCCCGTCCACGCGTCGCGCGTGGTGCTGGCCACCGGCGGGCTGTCGGTGCCTATGACCGGCAGCGACGGCACCGGGCTGCGCATCGCGACCGAATTGGGCCACCGGATGATCGACACTTATCCGGCACTGACGCCGCTGCTCGGCACCGGACACGACTCGCTGTCGGGCGTATCCCTCAACGTGCGGCTGCGCAACAAGGACGGCAAGCGCGTCATCGAAACATCTGGCGGCTTCCTGTTCACGCACCGCGGCTACAGCGGCCCGAGCGTTCTGGATATTTCTCATGTAGTGACGCGCCCGGGTTCCAATGTAGCGTCCGGCTTTAGCCGGACCAATGTGGCGTCCGGCTTCAGCCGGACCATCAGAGCGCACTGGTCCGAACTGTCTGGGGCCGCGTGGGAAAAGGAGTTCGACGTGCCCTCGGCTCTCGTCAGCACCGTGATCGCCAAGCACGTGCCGGCGCGGCTGGCCGAACAGCTGATGATCGAGGCCGACGTGCCCACCGGCCGGCGGACCAGCGCCCTGCGACGAACCGAACGGCTCGCGCTGATCGAGCGCCTGACGTCGTACGAACTGCCCATTACCGGCGACGAAGGCTACAAGAAGGCGGAAGTCACCGGCGGCGGCGTGGCGCTGGACGAGGTGGAGCCGCGCACGCTCGAAAGCCGGCGGCGCCCGGGTCTGTACTTCTGCGGCGAGATCCTGGACGCTTTTGGCCCGATCGGCGGCCACAACTTCGCCTGGGCATGGGCGACCGGCCGTGCGGCTGGGCTGGCCGCCGGAAGGACGCCGGGTTCATTTTCCCTGGCAACGGCGGAAAATGAACCCGGCGTCTTATGA
- the nhaR gene encoding transcriptional activator NhaR — protein MEWLNYHHLLYFWTVARQGTIARASEELRLAQPTISGQIRALEHQLGEKLFQRAGRNLVLTEIGHVVYRYADDIFSIGRELMDTLKDRPTGRPVRFQVGVADEVTKIIAYRLLEPALRLTPAVQIVCRDGASERLLTDLATHALDLVIADTPISPTVKVKAFSHPLGETTVTVFGTAKLAAARRKNFPQSLDAAPFLLPTDGKTLRRTLDHWFDQQGIRPQIVAELDDSALLTTFGQAGAGLFVAPTVIEKEVSRQYGVVPVGRLDNVRERYFAISVERRLKHPAVVAISEAAHEMLTRRKK, from the coding sequence ATGGAGTGGTTGAACTACCACCACCTGCTGTACTTTTGGACCGTCGCGCGACAGGGCACCATCGCGCGCGCGAGTGAGGAGCTGCGCCTCGCGCAGCCCACCATCAGCGGGCAAATCCGCGCGCTCGAACATCAGCTCGGCGAGAAGCTCTTTCAACGCGCCGGCCGTAATCTCGTGCTGACCGAGATCGGCCACGTCGTCTATCGCTACGCCGACGACATCTTCTCGATCGGCCGCGAGCTGATGGACACGCTGAAGGACCGGCCCACCGGACGACCGGTGCGCTTCCAGGTGGGGGTGGCCGATGAGGTCACCAAGATCATCGCGTACCGCCTGCTCGAACCGGCGTTGCGGCTGACGCCGGCCGTCCAGATTGTCTGCCGCGACGGCGCGTCCGAGCGCCTGCTGACCGATCTGGCAACCCACGCCCTTGACCTGGTGATCGCCGACACGCCGATTTCGCCGACGGTCAAGGTCAAGGCGTTCAGTCACCCGCTTGGCGAAACCACGGTGACGGTCTTCGGCACCGCCAAGCTGGCCGCCGCGCGCCGCAAGAACTTCCCGCAGTCGCTCGACGCGGCCCCGTTCCTGCTGCCAACCGACGGTAAGACGCTGCGCCGCACGCTCGACCACTGGTTCGATCAGCAAGGCATTCGTCCGCAGATTGTCGCCGAGCTGGACGACAGCGCGCTGCTGACCACGTTCGGGCAGGCCGGCGCCGGGCTGTTCGTGGCGCCGACGGTGATCGAGAAGGAAGTGAGCCGCCAGTACGGCGTGGTGCCGGTCGGCCGGCTCGACAACGTGCGCGAACGCTATTTCGCGATCTCGGTGGAACGGCGGCTGAAGCACCCGGCAGTGGTGGCCATTTCCGAGGCGGCGCACGAAATGCTGACGCGGCGAAAGAAATAG
- a CDS encoding prolyl oligopeptidase family serine peptidase, protein MRYRLLALATLVTFGSIAVFAQAPAQPAASGYLLPPKAIVDILDAPPPPTVELSPSRDLVALLDRASMPTIAQLSQPMHRIAGIRVNPRTNGPHRAQLSRAITLKSIADGRELRVTTPPSPMLSWIGFSPDGKRFAFTQQRDNGIELWIGDAATGQARSVTPAQLNAALGAPCEWVGDGGSMLCEFISPSRGATPTMGVPTGPNIQEHRGGTAPVRTYQDLLTSAYDESLFDYYATSQLAFVDAASGQRTAVGTPAVFVTAAPSPDGQFILVRRVQRPYSWLVPYQNFAASVEVWNRQGAPVKQVAQLPVADNVPNGGVTAGPRNFQWQPVAPATVVWAEALDHGDPKIKVPHRDKVVALSAPFTAAPSEIARTEYRVGNISWTDGGAVLLTENDRARRWTRTWVIDQPGAAPRKLWDRSQEDSYGNPGAPQRHARASGVSTIQQNANSIFLAGTGAAPEGARPFIDRLDLTTLKSERLFQTTGRSYETVIGVLSDDGSKILTRHETRSDPPNVYVRDLKAGTRVALTSYADPAPQLKGIQKQLVTYKRSDGVELSATIITPPGWTPAQGPLPTLLWAYPREFTDPANAGQVTGSADRYTSISGASHLLFLTQGYAIIDDPIMPIVGPGETANDTYIQQLVASAQAAVDRAVSLGVTDAARVVVGGHSYGGFMTANLLAHSDIFRAGLARSGAYNRTLTPFGFQNEQRTFWEVPQIYAAMSPFNYAHKINEPILLIHGEADDNSGTFPIQSERLYMALKGHGATVRYVTLPHEAHGYVARESVLHTVAEMLNWANEWGKSAKPRTTATQQQ, encoded by the coding sequence ATGCGTTACCGATTGCTCGCTCTCGCCACGCTCGTCACCTTTGGCTCGATTGCGGTGTTTGCACAGGCGCCCGCGCAGCCGGCCGCCTCGGGCTACCTGCTTCCGCCCAAGGCCATTGTCGACATTCTCGACGCGCCGCCGCCGCCGACGGTTGAGCTCAGTCCATCTCGCGACCTGGTCGCGCTGCTCGATCGCGCGAGCATGCCGACCATCGCGCAGCTCTCGCAACCGATGCATCGGATCGCGGGCATTCGCGTCAACCCGAGAACCAACGGCCCTCATCGCGCGCAACTGTCACGCGCGATCACGCTGAAGTCGATCGCCGACGGACGCGAGCTGCGGGTGACGACGCCGCCTAGTCCAATGCTGTCCTGGATCGGCTTCTCGCCAGACGGCAAGCGCTTCGCATTCACGCAGCAGCGCGACAACGGCATCGAACTGTGGATCGGTGATGCCGCCACTGGGCAAGCCAGGTCGGTGACCCCGGCGCAGCTCAATGCGGCCCTGGGCGCTCCCTGCGAATGGGTCGGCGATGGCGGCTCGATGCTCTGCGAGTTCATCTCGCCCAGCCGCGGTGCCACGCCGACCATGGGCGTGCCGACCGGTCCCAACATCCAGGAACATCGCGGCGGCACCGCGCCGGTCCGCACCTACCAGGATCTGCTGACCAGTGCGTATGACGAGTCGCTCTTCGACTACTACGCGACCAGCCAGCTGGCCTTTGTGGACGCGGCCAGCGGTCAGCGCACCGCGGTCGGCACCCCGGCGGTCTTCGTGACGGCGGCGCCGTCGCCTGACGGCCAGTTCATCCTGGTTCGGCGCGTGCAGCGGCCGTACTCGTGGCTGGTGCCGTACCAGAACTTTGCGGCCAGTGTCGAGGTATGGAATCGGCAGGGCGCGCCGGTGAAGCAGGTCGCGCAGTTGCCGGTGGCCGACAACGTGCCAAACGGCGGCGTGACGGCCGGGCCGCGCAACTTCCAGTGGCAGCCGGTGGCGCCGGCGACGGTGGTCTGGGCGGAGGCGCTCGACCATGGCGACCCGAAAATCAAGGTGCCGCATCGCGACAAGGTGGTGGCGTTAAGCGCGCCGTTCACGGCCGCGCCGTCTGAGATCGCCCGCACCGAATATCGGGTCGGCAACATCTCGTGGACCGACGGTGGCGCGGTGCTGTTGACCGAGAACGATCGCGCACGGCGCTGGACGCGCACCTGGGTGATCGACCAGCCGGGCGCCGCGCCGCGCAAGCTGTGGGACCGCAGCCAGGAAGATTCGTACGGCAATCCCGGCGCGCCGCAGCGGCATGCTCGCGCATCCGGTGTCTCGACCATCCAGCAGAACGCCAACTCGATTTTCCTCGCCGGCACCGGCGCCGCGCCGGAGGGCGCGCGGCCGTTCATCGACCGCCTCGACCTCACCACGCTCAAGAGCGAGCGCCTGTTTCAGACCACCGGGCGTTCGTACGAGACGGTGATCGGCGTGCTGTCAGACGACGGGTCGAAGATCCTCACCCGCCACGAGACGCGTAGCGATCCGCCGAACGTCTACGTGCGCGATCTCAAGGCCGGCACCCGGGTGGCGCTGACGTCATACGCGGATCCGGCGCCGCAGCTCAAGGGCATTCAGAAACAGCTCGTCACCTACAAGCGCAGCGACGGCGTCGAGCTGTCGGCGACGATTATCACGCCGCCGGGCTGGACGCCGGCTCAAGGGCCCTTGCCGACGCTGCTCTGGGCCTATCCGCGCGAGTTCACCGATCCCGCCAACGCCGGCCAGGTCACCGGCTCCGCCGATCGCTATACGTCGATTAGTGGTGCGTCGCACCTGTTGTTCCTCACGCAGGGGTACGCGATCATCGACGACCCAATCATGCCGATCGTCGGCCCGGGCGAGACGGCGAATGACACCTACATCCAGCAACTGGTGGCCAGCGCGCAGGCCGCGGTCGACCGCGCGGTCAGCCTCGGCGTCACCGACGCCGCCCGCGTCGTCGTCGGCGGTCACAGCTACGGCGGTTTCATGACGGCCAACCTGCTGGCGCATTCCGACATCTTCCGGGCCGGCCTGGCGCGCAGCGGCGCCTACAACCGCACCCTGACACCGTTCGGGTTCCAGAATGAGCAGCGCACGTTCTGGGAGGTGCCGCAGATTTACGCCGCGATGTCGCCGTTCAATTACGCGCACAAGATCAACGAGCCGATCCTGTTGATTCACGGCGAGGCGGATGACAACAGCGGCACGTTCCCGATTCAGTCGGAACGCCTCTACATGGCGCTCAAGGGCCACGGCGCCACGGTCCGCTACGTCACCCTGCCGCACGAGGCGCACGGCTACGTCGCGCGCGAGTCGGTGCTGCACACCGTCGCGGAAATGCTGAACTGGGCCAACGAGTGGGGCAAGAGCGCCAAACCCCGCACGACAGCAACTCAGCAGCAGTAG
- a CDS encoding 5-(carboxyamino)imidazole ribonucleotide synthase gives MNRIVLPGATIGVLGSGQLGRMLALEARRMGYRVHTLSPGVDTPTGQVADLEVSAEYDDLEAIRAFARGVDVMTFEFENVSTDAADAAAELVTVRPSGSALHITQQRAREKGFLADRGYPVTPFAKAQSLDELAVGLGLVRLPAIVKTAAFGYDGKGQHRVDRIEDGDRVWGLIGHQEAIIESLVDFTHEISVVAARGLDGEFAHYGAIENIHRNHILDLSVSPARVPKALADEAVHLAHRVLDDLAYVGVLCVEYFVTRDGGLLVNEIAPRPHNSGHLTIDACVTSQFEQQVRAVCGLSLGDTAQVKPAAMVNLLGDLWADGEPDWAAALAVPDVKLHLYGKVDPRVGRKMGHITALGDSVDEAAAKALAARDVLC, from the coding sequence GTGAACCGCATCGTGCTGCCCGGCGCCACGATTGGCGTGCTCGGCAGCGGACAGCTGGGCCGCATGCTGGCGCTCGAGGCCCGGCGCATGGGCTACCGGGTGCATACGCTGTCGCCCGGCGTCGATACGCCCACCGGCCAGGTGGCCGACCTCGAAGTCAGCGCGGAGTACGACGACCTCGAGGCCATTCGCGCGTTCGCCCGCGGCGTCGACGTGATGACGTTCGAGTTCGAGAACGTCTCGACCGATGCGGCCGATGCGGCGGCGGAGCTGGTGACGGTGCGGCCGAGCGGCTCGGCGCTGCACATCACGCAACAGCGCGCGCGCGAAAAAGGATTCCTGGCCGATCGCGGCTATCCGGTCACGCCGTTTGCGAAGGCGCAATCACTCGATGAGCTCGCGGTCGGCCTCGGCCTGGTCCGCCTCCCGGCAATTGTGAAGACCGCCGCCTTCGGCTACGACGGCAAGGGCCAGCACCGCGTCGATCGCATTGAAGACGGCGATCGCGTGTGGGGCCTGATTGGGCACCAGGAAGCCATCATCGAGAGCCTCGTCGACTTCACCCACGAGATCTCGGTGGTGGCGGCTCGTGGCCTCGACGGCGAGTTCGCCCACTACGGCGCGATCGAGAACATCCACCGCAATCACATTCTCGACCTGTCGGTGAGCCCGGCCCGGGTGCCGAAGGCGCTGGCCGACGAAGCCGTGCACCTGGCGCATCGCGTGCTGGATGACCTGGCCTACGTGGGCGTGCTGTGCGTGGAGTACTTCGTCACCCGCGACGGCGGCCTGCTGGTCAACGAGATCGCGCCGCGGCCGCACAACTCCGGTCACCTCACGATTGATGCCTGCGTGACGTCGCAGTTCGAACAACAGGTGCGCGCGGTGTGCGGGTTGTCGCTCGGCGACACCGCGCAGGTGAAGCCGGCGGCGATGGTCAACCTGCTGGGCGACCTGTGGGCGGACGGCGAGCCGGACTGGGCCGCGGCGCTCGCCGTGCCCGACGTGAAGCTGCACCTGTACGGCAAGGTTGATCCGCGCGTCGGCCGCAAGATGGGCCACATCACCGCGCTCGGTGATTCGGTGGACGAAGCCGCCGCCAAAGCCCTGGCGGCCCGCGACGTGCTCTGCTGA
- a CDS encoding winged helix-turn-helix domain-containing protein, with product MIRFGPFQIDPRTWTLAREGQPIDLSPRLVEILGHLSTRDGQIVTKDELLERFWPGVNISDNTLTRAVADIRKALGDSAAAPVYVQTLARRGYRFVASAPALPASPVLPADEDPFQAWEQGRLALESLDLSRLDQAIFAFERAVTNLPSYAPAHAGLANAYLLRFETTRFSNTPDREMLERALTAARRACAADPRQGEGWAVLGYLLAAAGQVAEGQAAARRATALEPGNWRHHFRLGYVTWGEERLRAADRILELMPAFAPARMLSAMVFVARGALARAEQEAARGAEIQRGSAGAGTPIPAAGLHWLRGLIMSARGERDEALRCFDEEIAAGTGGQVYGREFIANARVAAGFVLIERGDAQGAAAHFHQVLADTPRHARATLGLQATRLLTKELRAPDEAMGAVHTTTDELTQSGRQVEASLVEAGERCVLGRATEAVDVLDRMLTLAPVGPAGWIIPVDPMLAAVRYVPGRAVILAKLAARAS from the coding sequence GTGATCCGCTTCGGTCCGTTTCAGATCGACCCGCGGACGTGGACGTTGGCCCGCGAGGGTCAACCGATCGATCTGTCGCCTCGCCTCGTCGAGATCCTCGGCCATCTGTCGACCCGTGACGGCCAGATCGTCACGAAAGACGAACTGCTCGAGCGCTTCTGGCCGGGCGTCAACATCAGCGACAACACCTTGACGCGGGCGGTGGCCGACATCCGAAAGGCGCTCGGTGATTCGGCGGCGGCGCCCGTCTACGTGCAAACGCTCGCGCGGCGCGGTTATCGTTTCGTGGCCTCTGCACCCGCCCTACCCGCCTCACCCGTCCTACCCGCCGACGAGGATCCGTTCCAGGCGTGGGAGCAGGGACGCCTGGCGCTGGAGTCGCTGGATCTGTCGCGACTGGATCAGGCGATCTTCGCGTTCGAGCGCGCGGTCACCAACCTGCCGTCCTATGCACCGGCGCACGCCGGGCTCGCCAACGCCTATTTGTTGCGGTTTGAAACCACGCGGTTCAGCAACACCCCCGACCGCGAGATGCTCGAGCGCGCGCTGACCGCGGCACGGCGGGCGTGCGCGGCCGATCCCAGGCAGGGCGAGGGGTGGGCGGTGCTCGGCTACCTGCTGGCGGCCGCCGGACAGGTGGCCGAGGGGCAGGCGGCCGCGCGTCGCGCGACCGCGCTCGAACCCGGCAACTGGCGGCACCATTTCCGCCTCGGTTACGTCACGTGGGGAGAGGAACGGCTGCGCGCCGCCGACCGCATTCTCGAGTTGATGCCGGCGTTCGCGCCCGCGCGCATGTTGTCGGCCATGGTGTTCGTGGCGCGCGGCGCGCTGGCGCGTGCCGAACAGGAAGCCGCGCGCGGCGCCGAGATTCAACGCGGCAGCGCGGGGGCCGGGACGCCGATTCCGGCGGCCGGGCTGCACTGGTTGCGCGGGCTCATCATGTCCGCGCGCGGCGAACGCGACGAGGCCCTCCGGTGCTTCGACGAAGAGATTGCGGCCGGGACCGGTGGCCAGGTTTACGGCCGCGAGTTCATCGCCAACGCACGGGTGGCGGCGGGATTCGTGTTGATCGAGCGAGGCGACGCGCAGGGCGCAGCGGCGCATTTCCATCAGGTCCTGGCCGACACCCCGCGTCACGCGCGGGCCACGCTGGGTCTGCAGGCCACCCGCCTGCTGACCAAGGAGCTGCGCGCGCCGGACGAGGCCATGGGCGCCGTTCACACCACGACCGACGAACTGACCCAGAGCGGCCGCCAGGTCGAGGCGTCGCTGGTCGAGGCGGGCGAGCGCTGCGTCCTCGGCCGCGCCACCGAAGCCGTGGACGTGCTCGACCGAATGCTGACGCTGGCGCCGGTCGGCCCGGCGGGCTGGATCATCCCCGTGGACCCCATGCTCGCCGCCGTCCGTTATGTCCCCGGAAGGGCCGTGATTCTGGCAAAACTGGCGGCGCGCGCCTCCTGA
- a CDS encoding pitrilysin family protein codes for MTRARSSQLLSLAAAALVLIGPSPVGGGAALQAQALSVPYTQFTLPNGLNVILHRDTSVPVVAVNLWYHVGSSHERVGRTGFAHLFEHIMFEGSMHVPEGAFDTWLEAAGANNNGSTSTDRTNYYIDLPANALELALFLESDRMGFLLDDKAPGKVDGQRDVVKNEKRQGVDNQPYGQAFVELSALLYPPGHPYSWPVIGSMEDLSAASFEDVARFFRTYYVPNNASLVIAGDIDLASTRQLVEKWFEDVPRGKPVEPLSPPTAVLDGVKRKTITDRVQLPRLYLAWHTPGLLKPGDATMDIVANLLSSGKNSRLYRRLVYDLQIAQDVAAFQQSQALGSNFVIIATARPGQTLDQLQAVIDEELDKLRKEAPAAREMTRALNQTEASFYRNMERVGGFGGKADQLNAYFKAAGTPDYFEQDLARYRAVTAADVQAAVDRYLPKDRRVELSVVPGDKK; via the coding sequence ATGACGCGTGCCCGCTCGTCCCAACTCCTGTCCCTGGCCGCCGCGGCCCTGGTTCTCATCGGGCCGTCACCCGTTGGCGGCGGCGCCGCCCTCCAGGCGCAGGCGCTCAGTGTTCCTTACACGCAGTTCACCTTGCCGAACGGGTTGAACGTGATCCTGCACCGCGACACCAGCGTGCCGGTGGTCGCGGTCAACCTGTGGTACCACGTCGGCTCGTCGCACGAGCGCGTCGGGCGCACCGGCTTCGCGCACCTGTTCGAACACATCATGTTCGAAGGCTCCATGCACGTGCCCGAAGGCGCCTTTGACACCTGGCTCGAGGCCGCCGGCGCCAACAACAACGGCTCGACCAGCACCGATCGGACCAACTACTACATTGACCTGCCGGCCAATGCCCTCGAGCTGGCGCTGTTCCTCGAGTCGGATCGCATGGGTTTCCTGCTCGACGACAAGGCCCCCGGCAAGGTCGACGGCCAGCGCGACGTGGTGAAGAACGAAAAGCGTCAGGGCGTCGACAACCAGCCGTATGGCCAGGCCTTCGTCGAGCTGTCAGCGCTGCTCTACCCGCCGGGCCACCCCTACAGCTGGCCCGTGATCGGCTCGATGGAAGATCTCTCGGCCGCCAGCTTCGAAGACGTGGCGCGCTTCTTCCGCACTTACTACGTGCCGAACAACGCCAGCCTGGTGATTGCCGGGGACATCGACCTCGCGAGCACGCGCCAGCTCGTGGAGAAGTGGTTCGAGGATGTGCCGCGCGGCAAGCCCGTGGAACCGCTGTCGCCGCCGACGGCGGTGCTCGACGGCGTGAAGCGCAAGACCATTACCGACCGCGTGCAACTGCCGCGCCTCTACCTAGCCTGGCACACACCGGGGCTCCTGAAACCGGGCGATGCGACGATGGACATCGTCGCCAACCTGCTGAGCAGCGGCAAGAACTCGCGGCTGTATCGCCGGCTGGTGTACGACCTGCAGATCGCGCAGGACGTCGCGGCCTTCCAGCAGTCGCAGGCGCTTGGCAGCAACTTCGTGATCATCGCGACCGCGCGGCCGGGACAGACCCTCGACCAGCTCCAGGCGGTGATCGACGAGGAACTGGACAAACTGCGCAAGGAAGCACCGGCGGCCCGCGAGATGACGCGCGCGCTCAACCAGACCGAGGCGTCGTTCTACCGCAACATGGAGCGGGTCGGCGGGTTCGGCGGCAAGGCCGATCAGTTGAACGCCTACTTCAAGGCGGCCGGCACGCCGGATTACTTCGAGCAGGACCTGGCGCGCTACCGCGCCGTGACCGCAGCCGACGTACAGGCGGCGGTGGATCGATACCTGCCGAAGGATCGTCGCGTCGAGCTCAGCGTGGTTCCGGGAGACAAGAAATGA
- a CDS encoding pitrilysin family protein codes for MKKTLTLFVALAIAASGSLSAQQANRKQPPPIGPAPALKLPTIQKHKLSNDLSVWIVEHHEVPLAQINLIVRAGSAADPIGKYGVGSLTAAMLDEGAGSRSALDLADAIEFLGANLSTASSFDSSAVRMSVPVSKLAEALPLMADVALRPTFPADELDRLRKERLTGLLQARDNVAALIQLAFPRMVFGPTHRYGTPANGLPTTIEALTTDDVRAFYQSHFRPDNATLLVVGDLTPATALPMLEKAFGGWKSGGMAPLVAQVPNAPQLGKRQVYLVDKPEAAQSQIRIGWVGVARSTPDYAVLQVLNTVLGGSFTSRLNQNLREKNGYAYGASSGFDMRLSAGPFLAAAGVQTDKTADALREFFNELNGILTPVPAEELAKAKNYVALGFPGEFETTGDMARKLEELVVYNLPEATFSDFVPGVTSVTAADLQRAAARFIQPEKMAVVVVGDLKLIEGPIRALNLGPITHVTIDSLFR; via the coding sequence ATGAAGAAGACGCTGACCTTGTTTGTGGCGCTGGCCATCGCGGCCTCGGGTTCCCTTTCGGCGCAGCAGGCCAACCGCAAGCAGCCGCCGCCAATTGGCCCGGCCCCGGCGCTGAAGCTGCCCACCATCCAGAAGCACAAGCTGTCGAACGACCTCTCCGTGTGGATCGTCGAGCACCACGAAGTACCGCTCGCGCAGATCAACCTGATCGTGCGAGCGGGCAGCGCCGCCGATCCGATTGGCAAGTACGGGGTCGGCAGCTTGACGGCGGCCATGCTCGACGAAGGCGCCGGTTCGCGCTCGGCACTCGACCTGGCCGACGCCATCGAGTTCCTGGGCGCGAACCTCTCGACGGCCAGCTCCTTCGATTCGTCCGCGGTGCGCATGTCGGTGCCGGTCTCGAAGCTGGCCGAGGCGCTGCCGCTGATGGCCGACGTGGCGCTGCGGCCGACGTTCCCCGCTGACGAACTGGATCGGCTCCGCAAGGAACGGCTGACCGGCCTGCTCCAGGCGCGCGACAACGTTGCCGCGCTCATCCAGTTGGCGTTCCCGCGCATGGTGTTCGGACCGACGCATCGCTACGGTACGCCGGCCAACGGACTGCCGACCACCATCGAAGCGCTCACGACCGATGACGTGAGGGCGTTTTACCAGTCGCATTTCCGTCCCGACAACGCGACGCTGCTCGTCGTGGGCGACCTGACGCCGGCGACGGCGCTGCCCATGCTGGAAAAGGCATTCGGCGGCTGGAAGTCCGGCGGCATGGCGCCGCTCGTCGCCCAGGTGCCGAACGCGCCGCAGCTTGGCAAGCGCCAGGTCTACCTGGTCGACAAGCCCGAGGCCGCGCAGTCGCAAATTCGCATTGGCTGGGTCGGGGTGGCGCGCTCAACGCCTGACTACGCGGTGCTACAGGTGCTCAACACCGTCCTCGGCGGCTCGTTCACCTCGCGCCTCAACCAGAACCTGCGCGAGAAGAACGGCTATGCCTACGGCGCCAGTTCAGGGTTCGACATGCGGCTGTCGGCGGGCCCGTTCCTGGCCGCCGCCGGCGTGCAGACCGACAAGACGGCCGACGCGTTGCGCGAGTTTTTCAACGAGCTGAACGGCATTCTCACGCCGGTGCCGGCCGAGGAGTTGGCCAAGGCCAAGAACTACGTCGCGCTCGGCTTTCCGGGAGAGTTCGAGACCACTGGCGACATGGCCCGCAAGCTCGAAGAGCTGGTCGTCTACAACCTGCCGGAGGCGACGTTCAGCGACTTCGTGCCGGGCGTCACTTCGGTCACGGCCGCCGACCTGCAGCGCGCTGCCGCCCGCTTCATCCAACCCGAGAAGATGGCGGTCGTCGTGGTCGGCGATCTGAAATTGATCGAAGGACCGATTCGCGCGCTCAACCTGGGTCCGATCACTCACGTGACGATCGATAGCCTGTTCCGGTAG